The proteins below are encoded in one region of Flavobacterium sp. IMCC34852:
- a CDS encoding nuclear transport factor 2 family protein, with product MKKMISLKALCMVMLFASVDMMGQSNVKIIEGLYAAFAVGDIPKVLAGLDEKVVWNEAEGNKYADGNPYIGPEAVLNGVFARIGAEHEYFKLADIQLHEMANNKVLSTLRYQAKLKSNGATYDVQVAHLWTLKDGKVIAFQQYLDTKKVAEAMAK from the coding sequence ATGAAAAAAATGATCTCTTTGAAAGCCCTTTGTATGGTAATGCTTTTCGCTTCGGTCGATATGATGGGCCAAAGTAATGTAAAAATAATTGAAGGTCTTTATGCTGCTTTTGCTGTTGGTGACATTCCGAAAGTTCTTGCCGGTTTGGATGAAAAAGTAGTGTGGAACGAAGCGGAAGGAAATAAGTATGCTGATGGCAATCCGTACATTGGGCCCGAAGCCGTTTTGAATGGCGTTTTTGCCCGAATTGGGGCAGAACATGAGTATTTCAAATTGGCGGATATTCAATTGCATGAAATGGCTAACAATAAAGTCTTGTCTACTTTGCGATACCAAGCCAAGTTAAAAAGTAACGGAGCAACCTATGATGTACAAGTAGCACATCTTTGGACACTAAAAGACGGCAAAGTAATAGCTTTTCAACAGTATTTGGATACTAAGAAAGTGGCTGAGGCAATGGCTAAATAA
- a CDS encoding DEAD/DEAH box helicase: MSTFEQFNLPKSLQKAIDELGLTTPTPIQERAFPVIMSGRDVMGIAQTGTGKTFAYLLPILKQWKFVATDTPRVVILVPTRELVVQVAAEVEKLSQFMSVRTLGVYGGVNINTQKTAVYQGIDVLVGTPGRIMDLALDNVIRFDSLQKLVIDEFDEILNLGFRAQVTSILAMIKTKRQNILFSATMTDEVDEMLEEYFEFPEEVSLAPSGTPLEQIEQLGYKVPNFLTKVNLIIELLKDEAYERVLLFVNNKKTADLLSDKLEEIYPGQFGTIHSNKSQNYRLQTMATFQAGEIRGIVTTDVMARGLDISNITHVINVEFPEIPEQYIHRIGRTGRADKSGIAISLISPREEEVMIEAEVLMEKEIKFLAMPENIVIAERLLEFEKDKKKQMKFLLKKPKLEGGASFHEKKEKNKKVNLGGPSKTKKKTGTSVNRNILKNRAAKRKKK; this comes from the coding sequence ATGAGCACTTTTGAGCAATTTAATCTTCCAAAATCATTACAAAAAGCTATTGATGAATTAGGATTAACTACACCTACTCCAATTCAAGAAAGAGCATTCCCGGTGATCATGTCGGGTCGTGATGTCATGGGAATTGCCCAAACCGGTACAGGAAAAACCTTTGCCTATCTTTTGCCGATACTCAAACAATGGAAGTTTGTTGCCACAGACACACCGCGAGTAGTCATATTGGTGCCAACGCGTGAATTGGTTGTACAAGTTGCTGCCGAAGTCGAAAAATTGAGTCAATTCATGTCGGTAAGAACCCTTGGCGTTTATGGTGGTGTAAATATCAATACGCAAAAAACAGCCGTCTATCAAGGCATTGATGTTTTGGTTGGTACGCCGGGAAGAATAATGGACTTAGCTTTGGACAATGTCATTCGTTTTGACAGTTTACAAAAGTTAGTAATTGATGAATTTGACGAAATCCTGAATTTAGGTTTCCGTGCTCAAGTGACTTCTATTTTGGCAATGATTAAAACCAAACGCCAGAACATCTTATTTTCGGCTACCATGACCGATGAAGTAGATGAAATGCTCGAAGAATATTTTGAATTTCCGGAAGAAGTTTCTTTGGCACCAAGCGGTACACCATTGGAACAAATAGAACAATTAGGTTACAAAGTGCCAAACTTTTTGACCAAAGTCAATTTGATTATCGAATTGCTAAAAGACGAAGCTTACGAACGCGTATTGCTTTTTGTTAACAATAAAAAAACAGCTGATTTACTTTCAGACAAATTAGAGGAAATTTATCCCGGGCAATTCGGAACCATTCACTCCAACAAATCACAGAATTACCGTTTGCAAACCATGGCAACATTTCAAGCCGGAGAAATTCGAGGCATCGTAACTACCGATGTTATGGCTAGAGGTTTGGATATTTCAAACATTACGCATGTTATCAACGTTGAGTTTCCAGAAATTCCTGAACAATACATTCACCGTATCGGTCGAACCGGTCGTGCTGACAAATCGGGGATTGCCATTAGCTTGATCAGTCCAAGAGAAGAAGAAGTCATGATAGAGGCCGAAGTTTTGATGGAAAAAGAAATCAAGTTTCTAGCTATGCCGGAAAACATTGTCATTGCGGAACGATTGCTTGAGTTTGAAAAAGACAAGAAGAAGCAGATGAAATTCTTACTCAAAAAACCTAAGTTAGAAGGTGGCGCTTCTTTCCATGAAAAGAAGGAAAAAAATAAAAAAGTAAACTTAGGCGGACCATCCAAAACCAAAAAGAAAACCGGTACTTCAGTCAATAGAAATATTCTTAAAAACAGAGCGGCAAAGCGTAAAAAGAAATAA
- a CDS encoding vWA domain-containing protein → MQFKHPEILYFLFLLVIPILVHLFQLRRFKKEYFTNVQFLKELSIQTRKSSTIKKWLLLFTRLLLLACLILAFAQPFFTAKESLKATNEMYIILDNSYSMQAKGQKGELLKRAVQDLLEHTPEAQNFSLITNSETYWNTDIKSIQKDLQDLKYSATPFRLDNLIAKVNARKSAFNKDIIVITDAVDINANASKSFKKEDNVYFILPEAEQKNNVSIDSVYIQQTLDSFYEIGVKLSANDEDIPAVPIALYNQNKLTAKTLIDFKSTTETIKFTIPKEDFHGYVSITDKGLAYDNTYYFSISKPSKTNVISIGNTDKSNFLTRIYTNDEFAYTNFPLPNLDYNLIEKQDAIVLNELKDIPQALQTTLKSFVNKGGNLVLIPAQESNVTGVNSFLANFGSIQFKAITNSDKKVTKINFNHPLFSNVFEKKVDNFQYPSTKAAFGINSNSPSVLSYEDQSAFLTSIANPLSSVYIFAAPINKTNSNFQNSPLIVPTFYNMAQNSQKTGVNALIIGEDQPFVVDALLSKDEILTVKNTTESFIPVQQLLNTKVKMSFNENPQEAGNFGIFNGTNSIQNISFNYSRTESNLSLVNTDIAVGFKEIDDIETVFNSIQTDRTDTQIWKWFVLLTLFFLALELLIQKFVK, encoded by the coding sequence ATGCAATTTAAACACCCGGAAATTCTATATTTTCTCTTCTTATTGGTCATTCCAATTTTAGTGCATTTGTTTCAATTGCGACGTTTTAAGAAAGAATACTTCACCAATGTACAATTCCTAAAAGAGCTTTCCATTCAAACCCGTAAGAGTTCCACCATCAAAAAATGGTTGTTGCTTTTTACCCGTTTATTACTTCTCGCCTGTTTGATTTTAGCTTTTGCCCAACCTTTTTTCACGGCTAAAGAAAGCCTAAAAGCTACAAACGAGATGTACATCATCTTAGACAATTCCTACAGCATGCAAGCCAAAGGACAAAAAGGGGAATTGCTTAAGCGTGCCGTTCAGGATTTATTAGAACATACTCCGGAAGCTCAGAATTTTTCTTTGATTACCAATTCTGAAACCTATTGGAATACCGATATCAAATCGATTCAAAAGGATTTACAAGATCTAAAATACAGCGCAACACCTTTCCGATTGGACAATTTAATTGCCAAAGTCAATGCGAGAAAATCAGCTTTCAACAAAGATATCATTGTAATTACTGATGCCGTCGATATTAATGCCAATGCATCAAAAAGCTTCAAAAAAGAAGATAATGTGTACTTTATTTTGCCTGAAGCCGAACAAAAAAACAACGTTTCTATTGACAGTGTTTACATTCAGCAAACTTTAGATAGTTTTTATGAAATTGGCGTAAAATTATCTGCCAATGACGAAGATATTCCAGCGGTTCCGATTGCCTTGTACAACCAAAACAAATTGACAGCAAAGACTTTAATCGATTTCAAAAGCACAACTGAAACCATTAAATTTACCATTCCGAAGGAAGATTTCCACGGCTATGTTTCGATTACTGATAAAGGTTTGGCTTATGACAATACTTATTATTTCAGTATTTCCAAACCCAGTAAAACCAATGTAATCAGTATTGGCAATACCGATAAAAGCAATTTCTTGACCAGAATTTATACCAATGATGAATTTGCTTATACCAATTTTCCGTTACCCAATTTGGATTACAACTTAATAGAAAAGCAGGACGCCATTGTGTTGAATGAACTAAAAGACATTCCTCAAGCGTTACAAACTACACTGAAATCATTTGTAAACAAAGGCGGAAACCTTGTCCTTATTCCGGCTCAGGAAAGCAATGTAACTGGGGTGAATTCGTTTTTGGCCAACTTTGGTTCCATTCAATTTAAAGCGATTACAAATAGCGATAAGAAGGTAACCAAGATTAATTTCAATCATCCGTTGTTCAGCAATGTTTTTGAAAAAAAAGTGGATAATTTTCAGTATCCGTCGACCAAAGCGGCTTTTGGAATTAACAGCAATTCGCCCTCCGTATTGAGTTACGAAGACCAAAGTGCATTTTTGACTTCGATTGCAAATCCTTTGTCATCCGTTTATATTTTTGCAGCACCGATTAACAAAACCAACAGTAATTTTCAGAATTCCCCTTTAATTGTACCCACCTTTTACAATATGGCGCAAAACAGTCAGAAAACAGGCGTAAATGCTTTAATTATTGGTGAAGATCAACCGTTTGTAGTCGATGCCTTATTGTCGAAAGATGAAATTCTGACAGTCAAAAATACTACAGAAAGTTTTATTCCGGTGCAACAGTTACTGAATACCAAAGTCAAAATGAGTTTTAATGAAAACCCGCAAGAAGCCGGAAATTTTGGTATCTTTAACGGAACGAATTCGATACAAAATATCAGTTTTAATTATTCGCGAACCGAAAGCAATCTGAGTTTGGTAAATACAGACATAGCAGTTGGTTTCAAAGAAATTGACGATATAGAAACGGTTTTTAATTCGATTCAAACCGATCGAACCGATACACAAATCTGGAAATGGTTTGTGCTGCTTACACTATTCTTTTTAGCATTAGAACTACTCATTCAAAAATTTGTAAAATGA
- a CDS encoding dihydroorotase has protein sequence MNLIIRKAKIVDPKSPFHHQIVDLKITQGIIEEIGTAIPNSDTHSEYQQEGLHLSQGWFDTSVSLGEPGFEDRETIANGLDVAAKSGFTGIALQPNSNPIIDNQSQVHFVKQKAVNFATELFPIGALTKNSEGKDLAELFDMKNAGAVAFGDYGKSLANANLLKIGLQYVQDFDGLVIAFAQDENIKGNGVANEGIVSTRLGLKGIPNLAEELMVARNLFLLEYTAGKLHIPTISTAKSVALIKEAKAKGLKVTCSVAVHHLVLTDEKLDGFDTRYKVSPPLRTEADRQALIAGILDNTIDCITTDHNPMDIEHKKMEFDLAKSGTIGLESAFGALLTVLPLDKIIEKLTFGKSILNIESQEINKNNKANFSLFQIDNNWTFGKENIMSKSKNSAFLGQAMKGKVLGIYNQGKLVINHG, from the coding sequence ATGAACCTAATCATCCGAAAAGCCAAAATTGTTGACCCCAAAAGTCCGTTTCACCATCAAATCGTTGACCTGAAAATTACACAAGGGATCATCGAAGAAATAGGCACTGCAATTCCTAATTCGGATACACATTCAGAATACCAACAAGAAGGTTTACACCTTTCACAAGGTTGGTTTGACACTAGTGTTTCCCTTGGCGAACCGGGATTTGAAGACAGAGAAACCATCGCCAACGGATTGGATGTCGCTGCTAAAAGCGGCTTTACCGGAATCGCTTTGCAACCCAATTCGAATCCGATAATTGACAACCAATCACAGGTTCATTTTGTCAAACAGAAAGCTGTTAATTTTGCTACAGAGTTATTTCCAATCGGCGCATTGACTAAAAACAGCGAAGGCAAAGATTTAGCCGAACTGTTCGACATGAAAAACGCCGGAGCAGTAGCTTTCGGGGATTATGGTAAAAGTTTGGCGAATGCGAATCTGCTGAAAATAGGATTGCAATATGTACAGGATTTTGACGGTTTAGTGATTGCTTTTGCTCAAGATGAAAATATAAAAGGTAATGGCGTGGCCAATGAAGGAATAGTCTCGACAAGATTAGGCTTAAAAGGAATTCCCAACTTAGCGGAAGAATTGATGGTGGCCAGAAACTTGTTTTTACTTGAATATACCGCCGGAAAATTACACATTCCAACGATTTCAACGGCAAAATCAGTAGCATTAATCAAAGAAGCTAAAGCGAAAGGTTTAAAAGTGACTTGTAGCGTTGCCGTACATCATTTGGTTTTAACAGATGAAAAACTGGATGGTTTTGATACCCGTTATAAAGTTTCACCTCCACTGCGAACCGAAGCCGACAGACAAGCTTTAATCGCGGGTATTTTAGACAATACGATTGACTGCATTACGACTGACCATAATCCGATGGACATCGAGCATAAAAAGATGGAATTTGATTTGGCTAAAAGCGGAACGATTGGTTTAGAAAGTGCTTTTGGAGCATTGTTAACCGTATTACCTTTGGATAAAATAATTGAAAAATTGACTTTCGGTAAATCTATTTTAAATATTGAAAGTCAAGAAATTAATAAAAACAATAAAGCTAATTTTAGTTTATTCCAAATTGATAATAATTGGACATTTGGCAAAGAAAATATAATGTCAAAATCTAAAAATTCCGCGTTCTTGGGACAAGCTATGAAAGGCAAAGTTTTAGGAATTTACAACCAAGGAAAATTAGTTATAAACCATGGATAA